Proteins from a single region of Macaca nemestrina isolate mMacNem1 chromosome 13, mMacNem.hap1, whole genome shotgun sequence:
- the LOC105465299 gene encoding transcription factor LBX2: protein MNSGREPRTPRTLLSIADILAPGMVPRAPSAPQLPESGPGPTSPLCALEELTSKTFRGLDARAPQPSEGRAAANALGPGPAGRKRRKSRTAFTAQQVLELERRFVFQKYLAPSERDGLATRLGLANAQVVTWFQNRRAKLKRDVEEMRADVASLRALSPEVLCSLALPDGAPDPSLRLGPAGPDSRPHQSDEEIQVDD, encoded by the exons ATGAACTCGGGACGCGAGCCCCGAACACCCCGGACACTCTTAAGCATCGCAGACATCCTAGCCCCGGGCATGGTTCCCCGAGCACCCTCTGCGCCGCAGCTTCCAGAGTCGGGTCCGGGTCCAACGTCGCCGCTGTGCGCGCTGGAGGAGCTGACTAGTAAAACTTTCCGCGGACTTGACGCGCGCGCTCCGCAGCCCTCTGAAG GGCGGGCAGCCGCGAACGCGCTGGGCCCTGGCCCTGCCGGCCGCAAACGGCGCAAGTCACGCACGGCGTTCACCGCGCAACAGGTGCTGGAGCTGGAGCGGCGCTTTGTCTTCCAGAAGTACCTGGCGCCGTCCGAGCGAGACGGGCTAGCTACGCGACTAGGCCTGGCCAACGCGCAAGTGGTCACTTGGTTCCAGAACCGACGAGCCAAGCTCAAGCGCGACGTGGAGGAGATGCGCGCCGACGTCGCCTCGCTACGTGCGCTGTCCCCCGAAGTCCTGTGCAGTTTAGCACTGCCCGACGGCGCTCCAGATCCCAGCCTCCGCCTCGGACCCGCCGGCCCTGACTCCCGGCCCCACCAGTCAGACGAGGAGATACAGGTGGACGATTGA
- the LOC105465300 gene encoding polycomb group RING finger protein 1 → MASPQGGQIAIAMRLRNQLQSVYKMDPLRNEEEVRVKIKDLNEHIVCCLCAGYFVDATTITECLHTFCKSCIVKYLQTSKYCPMCNIKIHETQPLLNLKLDRVMQDIVYKLVPGLQDSEEKRIREFYQSRGLDRVTQPSGEEPALSNLGLPFSSFDHSKAHYYRYDEQLNLCLERLSSGKDKNKSVLQNKYVRCSVRAEVRHLRRVLCHRLMLNPQHVQLLFDNEVLPDHMTMKQIWLSRWFGKPSPLLLQYSVKEKRR, encoded by the exons ATGGCGTCTCCTCAGGGGGGCCAGATTGCGATCGCGATGAGGCTTCGGAACCAGCTCCAGTCAGTGTACAAGATGGACCCGCTACGGAACGAG GAGGAAGTTCGAGTGAAGATCAAAGACTTGAATGAACACATTGTTTGCTGCCTATGCGCCGGCTACTTCGTGGATGCCACCACCATCACAGAGTGTCTTCATACTT TCTGCAAGAGTTGTATTGTGAAGTACCTCCAAACTAGCAAGTACTGCCCCATGTGCAACATTAAGATCCACGAGACACAGCCACTGCTCAACCTCAAACTGGACCGGGTCATGCAGGACATCGTGTACAAGCTGGTGCCTGGCTTGCAAGACA GTGAAGAGAAACGGATTCGGGAATTCTACCAGTCCCGAGGTTTGGACCGGGTCACCCAGCCCAGTGGGGAAG AGCCAGCACTGAGCAACCTTGGCCTCCCCTTCAGCAGCTTTGACCACTCTAAAGCCCACTACTATCGCTATGATGAGCAGCTGAACCTGTGCCTGGAgcggctgag TTCTGGCAAAGACAAGAATAAAAGCGTCCTGCAG aACAAGTATGTCCGATGTTCTGTTAGAGCTGAGGTACGCCATCTCCGGAGGGTCCTGTGTCACCGCTTGATGCTAAACCCTCAGCAT GTGCAGCTCCTTTTTGACAATGAAGTTCTCCCTGATCACATGACAATGAAGCAGATATGGCTCTCCCGCTGGTTCGGCAAG CCATCCCCTTTGCTTTTACAATACAGTGTGAAAGAGAAGAGGAGGTAG